One window of Brachionichthys hirsutus isolate HB-005 chromosome 21, CSIRO-AGI_Bhir_v1, whole genome shotgun sequence genomic DNA carries:
- the rfng gene encoding beta-1,3-N-acetylglucosaminyltransferase radical fringe, with protein MAPPLSPARMHLASVGVSKLCFLFSLAFCGLLLLLIPALQPPGRQAVRPQPRPPVRPTRPHRLHHAEESDAAMWLSRSPAAQGGVTLTAVAGTDGLSPVGATDFKGDTLSGGAGRDPSRSRTWESLAFTDVFIAVKSTRRFHRSRLELLIQTWVSRAREQTYIFTDGDDKELQMRTGANIVNTNCSAAHTRQALCCKMSVEYDKFIESQKKWFCHVDDDNYVILPRLLQLLSSYHHSQDVYLGRASLDHPIEAPERVKSDGSVSVKFWFATGGAGFCISRGLALKMSPWAGLGNFISTAEKIRLPDDCTVGYIIEALLEVTLTHTRLFHSHLENLHKLPADAVLEQVTLSYGGFENRQNVVSVVGGFSQTEDPTRFKTVHCLLYADTDWCPKPRSKS; from the exons ATGGCCCCCCCACTTTCACCGGCCAGGATGCACCTGGCCTCGGTGGGGGTCAGcaagctctgcttcctgttctccCTCGCGTTCTGCGGCCTCCTGCTGTTGCTCATCCCTGCCCTCCAACCCCCGGGACGGCAGGCTGTCCGACCTCAGCCACGGCCCCCGGTCAGACCCACCCGACCTCA CCGATTGCACCATGCAGAGGAAAGTGACGCCGCCATGTGGCTCAGTAGGAGCCCAGCTGCCCAGGGGGGGGTCACCCTGACGGCCGTTGCTGGGACTGACGGCCTCAGTCCTGTGGGGGCGACAGACTTCAAAGGAGACACTCTTTCTGGAGGAGCGGGCCGTGACCCCTCCAGGTCCAGGACTTGGGAGTCGCTGGCGTTTACAGACGTCTTCATCGCGGTGAAGTCCACGCGGAGGTTCCACAGGTCCAGACTGGAGCTGCTGATCCAGACCTGGGTGTCCCGAGCCAGAGAACAG ACCTACATATTTACCGATGGCGACGACAAGGAGCTGCAGATGAGAACAG gaGCTAACATCGTAAACACCAACTGCTCAGCAGCTCACACCCGCCAGGCTCTGTGCTGCAAGATGTCTGTCGAGTATGACAAATTCATCGAGTCTCAGAAAAA GTGGTTCTGCCATGTGGATGATGATAACTATGTGATCCTGCCCAGACTGCTCCAGTTGCTTTCCTCCTACCACCATAGCCAAGACGTCTACCTGGGCCGTGCTAGCCTGGATCATCCGATCGAGGCTCCGGAGAGAGTTAAGAGTGATGGATCG GTGTCTGTCAAGTTCTGGTTTGCCACAGGTGGAGCAGGTTTCTGTATCAGCAGAGGGCTGGCGCTGAAAATGAGTCCGTGGGCCGG CTTGGGGAACTTCATCAGCACAGCGGAGAAGATCCGCCTCCCTGACGACTGCACGGTGGGCTACATCATCGAAGCGCTGCTGGAGGTGACGCTGACGCACACACGCCTCTTCCACTCGCACCTGGAGAACCTGCACAAGCTGCCGGCCGACGCCGTGCTGGAGCAA GTGACTCTCAGCTACGGAGGCTTTGAGAACAGACAAAATGTGGTCAGCGTTGTTGGAGGCTTTTCACAGACAGAAGACCCCACAAG GTTTAAGACTGTCCACTGCCTCCTCTATGCGGATACTGACTGGTGTCCAAAGCCCCGCTCAAAAAGCTGA